In one Campylobacter concisus genomic region, the following are encoded:
- a CDS encoding ATP-dependent protease has protein sequence MRFLLCISLFLITAFTQQLGCFINESNQSIVFIKDGQIKNLDLKDTIYKNQECGNDGEFFYIANLNNEIIEVANERNFLFAMPNVGCKISQITAIKNKIYVACDMANEVSIGVFDKNLNKLLTKNYKDVYKISSLLPIDDELFFTSFNGKAFLLDKELNLKEKKRVGFAPLSACKFKGNDILLGFRDGEILDFKSGIKKQVLKSKISALACMEDEIFIGDGDGVVYKFDKDLKLKGQKVLFSNEIKRIFIDKGVLNGVNLDNEIKSLEINSF, from the coding sequence ATGAAAGCAACCAAAGCATTGTTTTTATAAAAGATGGGCAGATTAAAAATTTGGATCTAAAAGATACGATTTATAAAAATCAAGAGTGCGGAAATGATGGAGAATTCTTTTATATCGCAAATTTAAACAATGAGATTATTGAAGTGGCAAATGAGAGAAATTTCTTATTTGCTATGCCAAATGTCGGCTGTAAAATTTCACAAATTACGGCAATTAAAAATAAAATTTACGTAGCTTGCGATATGGCAAATGAAGTCAGCATAGGCGTTTTTGATAAAAACCTAAATAAACTTTTAACTAAAAATTATAAAGATGTTTATAAAATTTCAAGTCTTTTGCCAATTGATGACGAACTATTTTTTACGAGCTTTAATGGCAAAGCATTTTTGCTTGATAAAGAGCTTAATTTAAAAGAGAAAAAACGTGTTGGCTTTGCTCCGCTTAGCGCCTGTAAATTTAAGGGGAATGATATTTTGCTTGGCTTTAGAGATGGAGAAATTTTAGATTTTAAAAGTGGAATTAAAAAGCAAGTTTTAAAATCTAAAATTTCAGCTCTTGCGTGTATGGAGGATGAAATTTTTATAGGCGATGGGGATGGAGTAGTTTATAAATTTGACAAAGATCTTAAACTAAAAGGACAAAAGGTTCTTTTTAGCAATGAGATAAAAAGAATTTTTATAGATAAAGGCGTCTTAAATGGCGTAAATTTAGACAATGAGATAAAGAGTTTAGAGATAAATTCATTTTAA